A genomic window from Triticum urartu cultivar G1812 chromosome 7, Tu2.1, whole genome shotgun sequence includes:
- the LOC125519680 gene encoding cysteine-rich receptor-like protein kinase 10: MAIILLLLLSCLTPFQEAAADAFCDNVKVLAATLPNKTSSSPVHFATATVGQAPDIVYALALCRGDILNDTACSQSIANRFDLVRNATPPGLGCYKVVSYYGDFILLYSFNDILAPSIYTNSTGDENGGDPPFERWNVKNVTGDVPLVAGLIRELLVETVEKAASATPRRFATGVMDSGTTFPMVYSLAQCTPDLSTGDCLACLNHLLGLINSTTSLRMGGQMGVIRCYFRYEASPFYQGQPMVSLGPPAPTPTEHKRRMSKLWIIAIVLVPLAAAAFLFFILYSRHLTKQKKGTLLTLQGSRRSQDLEGDEQLVWQGGNSEFMVFDFEQLLEATNNFSEENKLGQGGFGPVYKGKLTDGLEIAVKRLASHSGQGFTEFKNEVQLIAKLQHSNLVRLLGCCYQDEEKILVYEYLPNKSLDFFIFDEKRRELLEWSKLVAIIEGIAHGLLYLHKHSRLRVIHRDLKPSNILLDSEMNPKISDFGLAKIFSSNTEGNTTTRVVGTYGYMAPEYASQGVFSIKSDVFSFGVIIFEILSGKRNSGNQQYGDFINLLGYAWQLWDEGRWIDLVSSSSFSKSHSTKMMRCINIALLCVQENAADRPTMADVIAMLSNEAMIIDEPKQPAYFNVRVGNEETSTATESCSINDMTISATLPR; encoded by the exons ATGGCGATCATCCTGCTGCTCTTGCTCAGCTGCCTCACGCCGTTCCAGGAGGCGGCCGCCGATGCGTTCTGCGACAACGTTAAGGTCCTCGCCGCCACCCTCCCCAACAAAACCTCCTCCTCCCCGGTACACTTCGCCACCGCCACCGTCGGCCAAGCCCCTGACATCGTCTACGCGCTCGCGCTCTGCCGTGGTGACATTCTCAACGACACCGCCTGCTCCCAGAGCATCGCCAACAGGTTCGACTTGGTGCGGAACGCCACGCCACCGGGCCTGGGGTGCTACAAGGTGGTCTCCTACTATGGCGATTTTATCCTCCTCTACAGCTTCAACGACATCCTTGCTCCCTCAATATACACCAATAGTACGGGAGATGAAAACGGTGGCGACCCTCCCTTTGAGAGGTGGAACGTCAAGAACGTCACCGGCGACGTGCCCCTCGTCGCCGGCCTCATCCGCGAGCTGCTGGTGGAGACCGTGGAGAAGGCGGCCAGCGCGACACCGAGGCGGTTCGCCACGGGCGTCATGGACAGCGGCACGACCTTCCCAATGGTGTACTCGTTGGCGCAGTGCACGCCGGACCTGTCCACCGGGGACTGCCTGGCATGCCTGAATCATCTCCTCGGCTTGATCAACTCCACCACGTCCCTGCGCATGGGAGGACAGATGGGCGTCATACGGTGCTACTTCAGGTATGAGGCGTCTCCGTTCTACCAAGGTCAGCCTATGGTAAGCCTCGGGCCGCCGGCTCCGACTCCAACCGAACACAAGA GGCGCATGAGCAAGCTGTGGATAATTGCCATAGTTTTAGTACCTCTAGCGGCGGCAGCATTTCTCTTCTTCATCCTGTACTCTCGTCATCTCACAAAGCAAAAAAAAG GTACACTGCTGACATTACAAGGATCAAGGCGTTCTCAAGATTTGGAAGGAGACGAACAACTGGTTTGGCAAGGGGGGAATTCAGAGTTCATGGTGTTTGATTTTGAACAGCTACTAGAGGCCACAAATAATTTTTCAGAAGAAAACAAACTTGGACAAGGTGGCTTTGGCCCTGTCTACAAG GGCAAGCTTACTGATGGACTAGAGATAGCAGTTAAGcgacttgcttcacattctggtCAAGGTTTCACAGAGTTCAAAAATGAAGTCCAGCTCATAGCCAAACTCCAGCACAGCAATTTGGTTAGGCTTTTGGGATGTTGCTATCAAGACGAGGAGAAAATATTGGTGTATGAATACTTGCCAAACAAAAGCTTGGATTTCTTCATCTTTG ATGAAAAAAGAAGAGAATTACTGGAATGGTCGAAACTTGTAGCGATAATCGAAGGAATAGCACATGGACTGCTTTACCTACATAAGCACTCCCGGTTGCGTGTCATACATCGAGATCTGAAACCTAGCAACATTCTGTTGGACAGTGAAATGAATCCAAAAATTTCAGATTTTGGGCTAGCAAAAATATTTAGCTCAAACACCGAAGGAAACACAACAACAAGAGTGGTTGGTACATA TGGCTACATGGCCCCTGAGTATGCTTCACAGGGTGTCTTCTCTATCAAATCCGACGTCTTCAGCTTTGGTGTTATTATCTTTGAGATCCTTAGTGGAAAACGGAATTCTGGAAACCAACAATATGGAGATTTCATCAATCTTCTTGGATAT GCATGGCAATTATGGGATGAGGGAAGGTGGATTGATCTCGTTAGTTCATCATCGTTTTCCAAAAGTCACTCGACAAAGATGATGAGGTGCATTAACATAGCACTATTGTGTGTACAAGAGAATGCAGCCGATCGACCAACTATGGCTGATGTTATAGCTATGCTAAGCAATGAGGCTATGATCATCGATGAGCCTAAGCAGCCGGCATATTTCAATGTGAGGGTAGGAAATGAAGAGACATCGACTGCTACAGAGTCATGTAGTATTAATGATATGACCATATCAGCCACACTTCCTAGATAA
- the LOC125519679 gene encoding cysteine-rich receptor-like protein kinase 10, with translation MLGVLLLLLLLMPLPATATAQLCGSGGSYVANGTYESNLAALASTLPANASSSPQLFAAATAGQSPDAVHALALCRGDFANDTACRDCVAASFQHAQRTCPSDKAATVYYEYEDDQRPGCVLGFSGDDGFLNPAASLTGNGTLFQAWNTGNISGVAGVIAAGVHELLTATSEDAAANATRRYATVVMDSAPTLYSLAQCTPDLSASDCQACLQRLIGMVNATTSVRLGGRIFVLRCNVRFETFMFFDHPMRRISPSSNAPAPPTGHGTQPWVIAISVAAPLALVAFCVTVYCRRLRGRKNKNGAKILREKRSYKLQEGDQELVWDMEAGLSGFTVYDFHEILEATSNFSEENKLGEGGFGPVYKGHFLQGLEIAVKRLASHSGQGVLEFKNEVQLIAKLQHRNLVRLLGCCSQGEEKILVYEYLPNKSLDFYIFDECRKALLDWNKRLAIIEGIAEGLLYLHKHSRLRVIHRDLKPSNILLDDEMNPKISDFGLAKIFSSNNTEEDTTRRVVGTYGYMAPEYASEGLFSIKSDVFSFGVLILEILSGKRNSGSHQCGGFINLLGYSWQLWDEGNWIDIVDASLTPKSHPAEMMRCINVGLLCVQENAADRPNMLDVTAMLSSKTMLLRGPKHPAYFNLRVGDEEDSFATHSYSVNDITISVATPR, from the exons ATGCTGGGCGTCCTGCTGCTCCTCCTCCTGCTCATGCCGCTGCCGGCGACTGCAACGGCACAGCTCTGTGGCAGCGGCGGCAGCTACGTAGCCAACGGCACCTACGAGTCCAACCTCGCCGCCCTCGCCTCCACCCTCCCCGCCAACGCCTCATCCTCCCCGCAGCTCTTCGCTGCCGCCACTGCCGGCCAATCCCCAGACGCAGTGCACGCGCTCGCGCTCTGCCGGGGCGACTTCGCCAACGACACCGCATGCAGGGACTGCGTCGCCGCCTCCTTCCAGCACGCGCAGCGGACATGCCCCAGCGACAAGGCCGCCACCGTCTACTACGAGTACGAAGACGACCAGAGACCAGGCTGCGTGCTCGGCTTCTCCGGCGACGATGGCTTCCTCAACCCAGCGGCCAGTCTCACCGGGAACGGCACTCTCTTCCAGGCGTGGAACACGGGGAACATCTCCGGCGTCGCCGGTGTCATCGCCGCCGGCGTCCACGAGCTGCTGACCGCCACGTCCGAGGACGCAGCCGCCAACGCGACGAGGCGGTACGCCACCGTGGTCATGGATTCTGCCCCGACGCTCTACTCTCTAGCGCAGTGCACGCCGGACCTGTCCGCCAGCGACTGCCAGGCGTGCCTCCAGCGGCTCATCGGCATGGTCAACGCCACCACGTCTGTGCGCCTGGGAGGACGGATCTTCGTGCTGCGTTGCAACGTCAGGTTCGAGACTTTCATGTTCTTCGATCATCCCATGCGGCGGATCAGTCCATCGTCCAACGCTCCGGCTCCTCCCACAG GTCATGGAACGCAGCCTTGGGTAATTGCTATATCTGTAGCTGCTCCACTAGCACTGGTTGCTTTCTGCGTCACTGTCTACTGTCGTCGCCTCAGAGGAAGAAAGAACAAAAATG GTGCAAAGATACTACGAGAAAAACGCAGTTACAAGTTGCAAGAAGGAGATCAAGAACTAGTATGGGATATGGAAGCAGGATTATCCGGCTTTACAGTTTATGATTTTCACGAGATATTGGAAGCTACAAGTAACTTTTCCGAAGAAAATAAACTTGGAGAAGGAGGATTTGGCCCTGTATATAAG GGTCATTTTCTTCAAGGATTGGAGATAGCAGTCAAGAGACTTGCTTCACATTCAGGACAAGGTGTCTTAGAGTTCAAAAATGAAGTTCAGCTCATAGCCAAACTTCAACATAGAAATTTGGTTAGACTCTTGGGATGTTGCTCCCAAGGAGAGGAAAAAATATTGGTCTATGAATACTTGCCAAACAAAAGTTTGGACTTCTACATATTTG ATGAATGTAGAAAAGCTTTATTGGATTGGAACAAACGTCTTGCAATAATTGAAGGAATAGCAGAAGGACTTCTTTACCTACATAAGCACTCTCGTTTGCGTGTGATACATCGAGATCTTAAACCAAGCAACATTCTCTTGGACGATGAAATGAATCCTAAAATTTCAGATTTCGGCCTAGCAAAAATATTTAGCTCAAATAACACGGAAGAAGACACCACAAGAAGAGTGGTTGGTACTTA TGGTTACATGGCTCCGGAGTATGCCTCCGAGGGCCTATTCTCCATCAAATCCGATGTATTCAGCTTTGGTGTCTTAATTCTTGAGATCCTTAGTGGGAAAAGGAATTCTGGTAGCCATCAATGTGGAGGTTTCATCAACCTCCTCGGATAT TCTTGGCAGTTATGGGATGAGGGAAACTGGATTGATATTGTTGATGCGTCATTGACTCCCAAGTCTCACCCAGCAGAAATGATGAGGTGCATCAACGTCGGACTACTATGTGTGCAAGAGAATGCGGCTGATCGACCGAACATGTTGGATGTTACTGCAATGCTAAGCAGCAAGACAATGCTCCTGCGGGGGCCAAAGCACCCGGCATATTTCAACCTAAGGGTAGGCGATGAAGAGGATTCCTTTGCTACCCACTCCTACAGTGTTAATGATATAACCATATCTGTAGCAACTCCTAGATAG
- the LOC125519907 gene encoding triphosphate tunnel metalloenzyme 3-like — protein sequence MRPRIVPLIATLARSPHPKPTGPSPSRSIRRCCAASPPASTSAAPTATSSRSTSAPRPPPPPPSPPPNPRPSRPRAPPTPSPTRSSASSTRRPTPRPPRPSASASTPRPRSPSRRTPTPMEVEIKLRLPDAAAHGRLSAFLAPRLLRTDAQRNVFFDAPARPLAAATAALRVRLYGPDDRAPSRAVLALKRRARIDAGVSRVEEVEEPLDPALALACLDDPARLGAVDSPIVRLVSDEYGVGGDRAPFVCLGGFRNTRGVYELGEGEGQGLVLELDETHFDFGTNYELECETAEPDQAKEVLERLLTVAGVPYEYSRSNKFACFMAGKLLP from the coding sequence ATGCGTCCACGCATCGTTCCCCTGATCGCTACCCTCGCCCGCTCGCCGCACCCCAAACCCACAGGGCCATCCCCATCCAGATCCATCCGTCGATGCTGCGCCGCCAGCCCACCCGCATCGACCTCCGCAGCTCCGACCGCGACGAGCTCGAGGAGCACCTCCGCTCcaaggccgccgccgccgccgccaagtcCGCCGCCGAATCCACGCCCCTCTCGACCCCGCGCCCCTCCAACCCCATCTCCAACccgctcctccgcctcctccacccgcCGCCCGACGCCGCGCCCTCCAAGGCCCAGCGCATCGGCCTCCACCCCCCGCCCCCGCAGCCCTAGCCGCCGCACCCCCACCCCCATGGAGGTCGAGATCAAGCTCCGGCTCCCGGACGCGGCCGCGCACGGGCGCCTCTCCGCCTTCCTCGCGCCGCGCCTGCTCCGCACCGACGCCCAGCGCAACGTCTTCTTCGACGCCCCCGCGCggcccctcgccgccgccaccgcggcccTCCGCGTCCGCCTCTACGGCCCCGACGACCGCGCCCCGTCCCGCGCCGTGCTCGCGCTCAAGCGCCGCGCGCGTATCGACGCCGGCGTCAGCCGCGTCGAGGAGGTCGAGGAGCCCCTCGACCCGGCCCTCGCCCTCGCCTGCCTCGACGACCCCGCCCGCCTCGGCGCCGTCGACTCCCCCATCGTCCGGCTCGTCTCCGACGAGTACGGCGTCGGCGGGGACAGAGCGCCGTTCGTCTGCCTCGGCGGGTTCCGGAACACCCGCGGCGTGTACGAGCTCGGGGAGGGCGAGGGGCAGGGGCTCGTGCTGGAGCTCGACGAGACGCACTTTGATTTCGGCACCAACTACGAGCTCGAGTGCGAGACCGCGGAGCCCGACCAGGCCAAGGAGGTCCTCGAGCGGCTGCTCACGGTCGCTGGGGTGCCGTATGAGTACTCCCGGAGCAATAAGTTCGCGTGCTTCATGGCCGGGAAGCTGCTTCCATGA